The proteins below are encoded in one region of Paracoccus sp. N5:
- a CDS encoding TIM barrel protein produces the protein MALTLSLNTNPLVNRFAEPDDLIDTVARDLKIRDLQLTHEFINPSWPAPVIRRLTRTMGAALARTGVRVTSGMTGPYGRLNHFGHPDREVRRYYVDWFKTFADIIGDLGGHSVGTQFAIFTYRDYDDPARREELIRIAIDAWAEVAEHARAAGLAYVFWEPMSIGREFGETIAACMALQDRLTAAGMAVPMWMMADIDHGDVTSPNPDDTDPYAWARAVPKVSPIIHIKQSMMDKSGHRPFTAEYNAKGAIQPEPLLAALAEGGAKDNEICLELSFKEREPNDRQVIAQIAESVAFWAPHIDSGADKLNI, from the coding sequence ATGGCCCTGACGCTGTCGCTGAACACCAATCCGCTGGTCAACCGCTTCGCCGAACCGGACGACCTGATCGACACCGTGGCGCGCGATCTGAAGATCCGCGACTTGCAACTGACGCATGAGTTCATCAACCCGAGCTGGCCCGCCCCGGTGATCCGCCGCCTGACCCGAACCATGGGCGCGGCGCTGGCCCGCACCGGCGTGCGCGTCACCAGCGGCATGACCGGGCCCTATGGGCGGCTCAACCACTTCGGCCATCCCGACCGCGAGGTGCGGCGCTATTACGTCGACTGGTTCAAGACATTCGCCGACATCATCGGCGACCTGGGCGGGCATTCCGTCGGCACGCAATTCGCGATCTTCACCTATCGCGACTATGACGACCCGGCCCGGCGCGAGGAGCTGATCCGCATCGCCATCGACGCTTGGGCCGAGGTGGCCGAGCACGCCAGGGCGGCGGGCCTGGCCTACGTTTTCTGGGAGCCGATGAGCATCGGGCGCGAATTCGGCGAGACCATCGCGGCCTGCATGGCCTTGCAGGACCGGCTGACGGCGGCCGGCATGGCGGTGCCGATGTGGATGATGGCCGACATCGACCATGGCGACGTGACCAGCCCCAACCCCGACGACACCGACCCCTATGCCTGGGCGCGGGCGGTGCCGAAGGTCAGCCCCATCATCCACATCAAGCAGTCGATGATGGACAAGTCCGGCCACCGGCCCTTCACCGCCGAATACAATGCCAAGGGGGCGATCCAGCCCGAGCCGCTGCTGGCGGCCCTGGCCGAGGGCGGGGCGAAGGACAACGAGATCTGCCTGGAACTCAGCTTCAAGGAACGCGAGCCGAACGACCGCCAGGTGATCGCGCAGATCGCCGAAAGCGTCGCCTTCTGGGCGCCGCATATCGACAGCGGCGCGGATAAGTTGAATATCTAG
- a CDS encoding glycerol-3-phosphate dehydrogenase, which yields MAQDQEMIDLFVIGGGINGAGVARDAAGRGLKVVLCEKDDLAQGTSSRSGKLVHGGLRYLEYYEFRLVREALIEREVLLNAAPHIIWPMRFVLPHSPQDRPAWLVRLGLFLYDHLGGRQKLPGTRTLDLRRDPEGAPLLDEYVKGFEYSDCWVDDARLVVLNAVDAAERGAEVLTRSPCISARREDGAWTVQTRSEITGELRTFRARCVVNCAGPWVSDVIGRVAGAQSSRNVRLVKGSHIIVPKWWAGANAYLVQNHDKRVIFINPYEGDKALIGTTDIAYDGRAEDVTADESEIEYLIAAVNRYFKQKLRRDDVLHSFSGVRPLFDDGKGNPSAVTRDYVFDLDQTGGAPLLNVFGGKITTFRELAERGMHRLREVFPAMGPDWTESAPLPGGDMANADYESYAELLRELNPWMPRGLLHHYGRLYGTRTRDVVAGALSLSDLGRHFGGNLYEAEARYLVAREWAQTPEDILYRRTKHYLHLTEDQRRAFADWFAGSDLAQAA from the coding sequence ATGGCCCAGGATCAAGAGATGATCGACCTTTTCGTCATCGGCGGCGGCATCAACGGCGCCGGCGTCGCGCGCGATGCCGCCGGGCGGGGCCTGAAGGTGGTGCTTTGCGAAAAGGACGACCTGGCGCAGGGCACCTCGTCGCGCTCGGGCAAGCTGGTGCATGGCGGGCTGCGCTACCTGGAATATTACGAGTTCCGCCTGGTGCGCGAGGCGCTGATCGAGCGCGAGGTGCTGCTGAACGCCGCCCCGCATATCATCTGGCCGATGCGCTTCGTGCTGCCGCATTCGCCGCAGGACCGGCCCGCTTGGCTGGTGCGGCTGGGGCTGTTCCTTTACGACCATCTGGGCGGGCGGCAGAAGCTGCCCGGCACCCGCACGCTGGACCTGCGTCGCGACCCCGAGGGCGCGCCGCTGCTGGACGAATACGTCAAGGGTTTCGAATATTCCGATTGCTGGGTCGATGACGCCCGCCTCGTGGTGCTGAACGCCGTCGATGCCGCCGAGCGCGGCGCCGAGGTGCTGACCCGCAGCCCCTGCATTTCGGCCCGGCGCGAGGACGGCGCCTGGACCGTGCAGACCCGCAGCGAGATCACCGGAGAACTGCGGACTTTCCGCGCCCGCTGCGTGGTGAACTGCGCCGGGCCGTGGGTGTCGGACGTGATCGGCCGGGTGGCGGGCGCGCAGTCCAGCCGCAACGTGCGGCTGGTCAAGGGCAGCCATATCATCGTGCCGAAATGGTGGGCGGGCGCCAATGCCTATCTGGTGCAGAACCACGACAAGCGGGTGATCTTCATCAACCCCTATGAGGGCGACAAGGCGCTGATCGGCACCACCGACATCGCCTATGACGGCCGGGCCGAGGACGTCACGGCCGACGAATCCGAGATCGAATACCTGATCGCCGCCGTGAACCGCTATTTCAAGCAGAAGCTGCGGCGCGACGACGTGCTGCACAGCTTTTCGGGCGTGCGGCCGCTGTTCGACGATGGCAAGGGCAACCCTTCGGCGGTGACGCGGGACTATGTCTTCGATCTGGACCAGACCGGCGGCGCGCCGCTGCTGAACGTCTTCGGCGGCAAGATCACCACCTTCCGCGAGCTGGCCGAGCGCGGCATGCATCGGCTGCGCGAGGTGTTCCCGGCCATGGGTCCGGACTGGACCGAAAGCGCGCCCTTGCCCGGCGGCGACATGGCCAATGCCGATTACGAAAGCTATGCGGAACTGCTGCGCGAGCTGAACCCCTGGATGCCGCGCGGGCTGCTGCACCACTATGGCCGGCTTTACGGCACCCGGACCCGCGACGTGGTGGCGGGGGCGCTGTCGCTTTCCGACCTGGGCCGGCATTTCGGCGGCAATCTCTACGAGGCCGAGGCGCGCTATCTGGTCGCGCGCGAATGGGCGCAAACGCCCGAGGACATCCTCTATCGCCGCACCAAGCATTACCTGCACCTGACCGAGGACCAGCGCCGCGCCTTTGCCGACTGGTTCGCCGGCTCGGACCTCGCCCAAGCCGCCTGA
- a CDS encoding FGGY-family carbohydrate kinase, translated as MAGADILIGIDAGTSVIKAVAFDLGGRQIAAASVPNRYQAGGDGSATQPLAQTWDDCAAALRGLGEKLPDLAARTAALSVTAQGDGTWLVGRDGPVGDAWLWLDARAAPTVARLAAGPANRARFEATGTGLNTCQQGSQMAHMDAHCPELLDRAEVALHCKDWLYLNLTGVRATDPSEASFTFGNFRDRRYDDTVIAALGLEHRRALLPEIVDGSQLTHPLTPEAARATGLRAGTPVSLGYVDMVMTALGAGVYGGAGDVACSTVGSTGVHLRAVRAQDVHLNAQGTGYVICLPIPGVVTQVQTNMAATLNLDWILGIAAGIMSDLGQPVTHRDLVDRIEGWLAQSKPGQIVYHPYISEAGERGPFVNADARAGFVGLSAGHRYPDLIRAVAEGLGMAMRDCYAAMGPLPAELRLTGGAARSRGLRGILSAALDAPVRVSGRDEAGAAGAAMMAAVAIGAYPDMESCIAEWVTPLLGAAEAPDPELAAAYARLFPAFSASRQALPPAWDALARTRTGD; from the coding sequence ATGGCCGGGGCTGACATCCTGATCGGCATCGACGCCGGCACCTCGGTCATCAAGGCGGTGGCCTTCGACCTGGGCGGGCGGCAGATCGCCGCGGCCTCGGTGCCGAACCGCTATCAGGCCGGCGGCGACGGCTCGGCCACGCAACCCTTGGCGCAGACCTGGGACGACTGCGCCGCCGCGCTGCGGGGCCTGGGCGAGAAACTGCCCGATCTTGCCGCCCGCACCGCCGCGCTCTCGGTCACGGCGCAGGGCGACGGCACCTGGCTGGTCGGCCGCGACGGGCCAGTGGGCGACGCTTGGCTGTGGCTCGACGCCCGCGCCGCGCCGACGGTGGCGCGGCTGGCCGCCGGTCCGGCGAATCGCGCCCGGTTCGAGGCGACCGGCACCGGGCTCAACACCTGCCAGCAGGGCAGCCAGATGGCGCATATGGACGCGCATTGCCCGGAACTGCTGGACCGGGCCGAGGTGGCGCTGCATTGCAAGGACTGGCTTTATCTGAACCTGACCGGGGTGCGGGCGACCGACCCGTCCGAGGCCAGCTTCACCTTCGGCAATTTCCGCGACCGGCGCTATGACGACACGGTGATCGCCGCGCTGGGGCTGGAGCATCGCCGCGCCCTGCTGCCCGAGATCGTCGATGGCTCGCAGCTTACCCATCCGCTGACGCCCGAGGCCGCCCGCGCCACCGGCCTGCGCGCTGGCACGCCGGTCAGCCTGGGCTATGTGGACATGGTAATGACCGCGCTGGGTGCCGGGGTTTATGGCGGGGCGGGCGATGTCGCCTGCTCGACCGTCGGCTCGACCGGCGTGCATCTGCGGGCGGTGCGCGCGCAGGACGTGCATCTGAACGCGCAGGGCACCGGCTATGTCATCTGCCTGCCGATCCCCGGCGTCGTGACCCAGGTGCAGACCAATATGGCGGCGACGCTGAACCTGGACTGGATCCTGGGCATCGCGGCGGGGATCATGTCCGACCTGGGCCAGCCGGTCACGCATCGCGACCTGGTCGACCGGATCGAGGGCTGGCTGGCGCAGTCGAAGCCGGGCCAGATCGTCTATCACCCCTATATCTCCGAGGCGGGCGAGCGTGGCCCCTTCGTCAATGCCGATGCCCGCGCGGGCTTCGTCGGCCTGTCGGCCGGGCATCGCTATCCCGACCTGATCCGCGCCGTGGCCGAGGGGCTGGGCATGGCGATGCGCGACTGCTACGCCGCCATGGGTCCGCTGCCGGCCGAGCTGCGGCTGACCGGCGGCGCCGCGCGCTCGCGCGGCTTGCGCGGCATCCTCTCGGCCGCGCTCGACGCCCCGGTGCGGGTGTCCGGGCGCGACGAGGCCGGCGCGGCCGGCGCTGCGATGATGGCCGCCGTCGCCATCGGCGCCTATCCCGACATGGAATCCTGCATCGCCGAATGGGTCACGCCGCTTCTGGGCGCGGCCGAGGCGCCCGATCCCGAACTCGCCGCCGCCTATGCGCGGCTTTTCCCCGCATTTTCCGCCTCGCGGCAGGCGCTGCCGCCCGCATGGGACGCGCTGGCCCGCACCCGGACAGGAGATTGA